A section of the Sedimentisphaera cyanobacteriorum genome encodes:
- a CDS encoding type II secretion system protein GspK, producing MKRQSTGNRKAAALIITMMAMAVLVSMSYVTVSKLLSRERRHNYIVNYMKANYACDSATRYAENRFNNSVDLKLKSRRYLPDFSDLFMQDTEQYEYMLSQFAETLAQRKSERYEHYVQTGEFDIETSQGQAELLIDELINEGQGSSGDFANSSDNSQLSTSAAKARTLVSAVDPAKLTVPGPYGPKWPNIIEPKKIELSEAEIEITIEDENAKYPVVWALSNKKGNARETEASTQIFTEWMGMDEQTRKRFLESLEEAGEVKPFQIDMDPGYVTKKEKFKTRSVVRDKDGKRKSVFKTRYRTRRVPRGQNSLYMDFMFVLKGHLDLQSLRQNYFSDDYRNENIAKYLGLWGAKRVNVNTAPRQVLEALFVYGGNEVDLADAVIAERYQEPFRSFDDLRDRLYSYSDSLDKVEDRVLCRSICWSVHIKAVSGNASASSTTAFMRDKKKYVKIATVYE from the coding sequence ATGAAAAGGCAAAGCACTGGAAACAGAAAAGCAGCTGCTCTTATCATTACAATGATGGCTATGGCCGTTCTTGTTTCGATGAGCTATGTTACTGTATCCAAGCTTCTTTCGCGGGAAAGACGCCACAACTACATTGTAAACTATATGAAGGCCAATTATGCCTGCGACTCAGCAACCAGATACGCCGAGAATCGATTCAACAACAGCGTTGACCTTAAGCTGAAAAGCAGAAGATACCTCCCGGACTTCTCTGATTTGTTTATGCAGGATACAGAGCAGTACGAGTATATGCTTTCTCAATTTGCCGAAACCCTTGCTCAGCGTAAATCCGAACGTTATGAACATTACGTTCAGACAGGCGAATTCGATATTGAAACGTCCCAAGGCCAGGCAGAACTGCTCATTGATGAGCTGATTAACGAAGGCCAAGGAAGCTCAGGCGACTTTGCTAACAGCAGTGATAATTCACAGCTCTCAACCTCAGCTGCCAAGGCAAGAACGCTCGTTTCAGCGGTTGACCCCGCAAAGCTTACTGTCCCGGGCCCTTACGGCCCGAAATGGCCGAATATTATTGAGCCAAAGAAGATTGAGCTCTCAGAAGCAGAAATTGAGATTACAATTGAAGATGAAAACGCAAAATATCCAGTAGTCTGGGCGCTGAGCAATAAGAAAGGCAATGCAAGGGAAACAGAGGCCTCAACACAGATTTTTACCGAATGGATGGGTATGGACGAGCAGACAAGGAAAAGATTTTTAGAGTCTCTCGAAGAGGCAGGAGAGGTTAAGCCCTTTCAGATTGATATGGACCCGGGATATGTTACGAAAAAGGAAAAATTCAAAACTCGTTCGGTAGTGCGTGATAAAGACGGCAAGCGAAAATCGGTTTTTAAAACAAGATACCGAACTCGAAGAGTTCCAAGGGGGCAGAATTCGCTGTATATGGATTTTATGTTTGTTCTCAAAGGGCATCTGGATTTGCAGTCTCTCAGGCAGAATTACTTCTCTGACGATTACAGAAACGAAAATATTGCCAAATATCTCGGCCTCTGGGGCGCTAAGAGAGTGAATGTGAATACTGCTCCGCGTCAGGTGCTAGAGGCCCTTTTTGTTTACGGCGGCAATGAAGTGGATTTGGCAGACGCTGTTATAGCGGAAAGGTATCAGGAGCCTTTCAGGAGCTTTGATGATTTAAGAGACAGGCTCTACAGCTATTCTGATTCGCTCGATAAAGTAGAAGACAGGGTGCTTTGCAGGAGTATATGCTGGTCGGTACATATAAAGGCCGTTTCGGGCAATGCCTCAGCCAGCTCTA
- a CDS encoding prepilin-type N-terminal cleavage/methylation domain-containing protein translates to MRKGLTLLELLAALAVTSIILITMVTLLYASQNTLKTINTELDASTRSQEILQKIAEDINEFAAEGENVTFKLESKNTPEGLLYRFEMTNYFNTTSNQKDVFKKVVWQSDFDVMLGTFVIYRSRSGMQLEDSVVSTEQKQNPEREIYVPVTTGATYFSLQAYDNDKLLDEWKDDDMPGAMFIGVSFDPPVELITGEVVVPEEDRFYRTVSVSRARNYDFKFVEKDLEAEYEELLEEGQEESESEQDSAEQEDVSREDNPEIPASESDRQESESERTESRE, encoded by the coding sequence ATGAGAAAAGGGCTTACACTTCTCGAGCTTCTCGCAGCTCTCGCTGTTACTTCTATTATTCTGATTACCATGGTAACGCTTTTGTATGCCTCCCAGAATACGCTGAAAACTATTAATACCGAGCTGGACGCAAGCACAAGATCTCAGGAAATTCTCCAGAAGATCGCAGAAGACATAAATGAATTTGCTGCTGAAGGAGAAAACGTAACTTTCAAGCTTGAATCTAAGAATACCCCTGAAGGCCTGCTCTACAGATTTGAAATGACAAACTACTTTAATACTACTTCTAACCAGAAGGATGTTTTCAAGAAGGTAGTCTGGCAGAGTGATTTTGATGTAATGCTCGGCACATTCGTTATATACAGAAGCAGAAGCGGAATGCAGCTTGAAGACAGCGTAGTAAGCACTGAACAGAAGCAGAACCCGGAAAGAGAGATCTATGTGCCGGTAACTACCGGCGCTACATACTTCAGCCTGCAGGCCTACGATAACGATAAACTTCTTGACGAGTGGAAAGATGATGATATGCCAGGAGCGATGTTTATTGGCGTATCATTCGATCCGCCCGTGGAGCTTATAACAGGCGAGGTGGTTGTACCAGAGGAAGACAGATTTTACAGAACAGTCTCTGTGAGCAGGGCGAGAAACTACGACTTCAAGTTTGTAGAGAAAGACCTCGAAGCAGAGTATGAGGAGCTTCTCGAAGAAGGTCAGGAGGAATCTGAAAGCGAGCAGGATTCTGCTGAACAGGAAGATGTGAGCCGTGAAGACAATCCGGAAATACCCGCTTCCGAATCTGACCGTCAAGAAAGTGAGTCTGAGAGAACAGAGAGCAGAGAATGA
- a CDS encoding pilus assembly FimT family protein, which produces MKTLSQNTKAFTLLESMAALFVMGIVTTGVMVTISNCINSMTDMRLEQEAVKLARENMEYLLAESNVREYVESGVDEYNTNLSWEMGYEVKTFPDTDQQWVMAFSVVEYYNSENELESVELENWLAKLSMRESQQLEEQRQLEQEYLDQLSEEDAEYEAQQDESSEQSKADEQGKQDNDEDSSGSQQDSASGRGQSQSNFEDLKDEVNDMFGGQE; this is translated from the coding sequence ATGAAAACTTTAAGCCAAAACACAAAAGCCTTTACACTGCTTGAATCGATGGCAGCCTTGTTTGTGATGGGAATCGTAACCACGGGAGTTATGGTTACCATCTCCAACTGCATTAATTCTATGACAGATATGCGTCTTGAGCAGGAAGCGGTTAAGCTTGCGAGGGAGAATATGGAATATCTCCTTGCAGAAAGTAATGTGCGTGAGTATGTTGAGAGCGGGGTGGATGAATACAATACGAATCTCAGCTGGGAGATGGGCTATGAGGTGAAAACCTTTCCCGATACAGACCAGCAGTGGGTGATGGCTTTTTCTGTGGTAGAATATTACAACAGCGAGAATGAGCTCGAGAGCGTGGAACTGGAGAACTGGCTTGCAAAGCTGAGTATGAGGGAATCACAACAGCTTGAAGAGCAGCGTCAATTAGAGCAGGAGTATTTAGACCAGCTTTCAGAAGAAGACGCTGAGTATGAGGCGCAGCAGGACGAAAGCTCCGAGCAATCGAAGGCTGATGAACAGGGCAAGCAGGACAATGACGAGGATAGCAGCGGCTCTCAGCAGGATTCAGCTTCAGGGCGGGGTCAGTCCCAGAGTAATTTTGAGGATCTTAAAGATGAAGTAAATGATATGTTCGGAGGGCAGGAATGA
- a CDS encoding pilus assembly FimT family protein, giving the protein MSGEIMKVSPKNSFGFSLVEMIMCLVVVGLITGIVIYVSSTLSTSARFQRQAYHILETFREASIASSQSGRRYGVMFDFINFEYVLYEINTDQPYSKGFETLREEDIIESRSFNEYCELLYVQFDDGEYIDSTSEQGKALFLVGKGGWDYGGKVVLSDIEGKLHSIVVNRLGNNPELVDGDPQLLEPAYDLSF; this is encoded by the coding sequence GTGAGCGGTGAGATTATGAAGGTATCCCCGAAAAACAGCTTCGGTTTTTCCCTTGTTGAAATGATTATGTGCCTTGTGGTGGTGGGGCTTATAACAGGGATCGTTATCTATGTCTCAAGCACACTTTCAACAAGCGCGCGGTTTCAGAGGCAGGCTTATCATATTCTCGAAACCTTTAGAGAAGCTTCAATTGCATCCTCGCAGTCCGGCCGGCGATACGGCGTTATGTTTGATTTTATCAATTTCGAATACGTTCTTTATGAGATAAATACAGATCAGCCCTACAGCAAGGGCTTTGAAACACTTAGAGAAGAGGACATAATCGAATCACGCAGCTTCAATGAATACTGCGAGCTTCTTTATGTCCAGTTCGACGACGGCGAATACATAGACAGCACATCAGAGCAGGGCAAAGCGCTGTTTCTTGTTGGCAAAGGGGGCTGGGATTACGGCGGGAAGGTAGTTCTTTCCGATATTGAAGGAAAACTTCATTCTATTGTAGTAAACAGACTCGGAAACAATCCTGAGCTGGTCGATGGCGACCCTCAGCTTTTAGAGCCTGCTTATGATTTGAGTTTTTGA
- the gspG gene encoding type II secretion system major pseudopilin GspG: protein MKKRKMNKGFSLVEVMAALIIIGLLTAIVAQNFLAQTDKARVKQTKANLKMLHNAVSQFKLDTGRYPSADEGLSVLVEEPADVQGWNPGGYLQTTDLPTDAWGNDFFYQEYPESGKPFVIISFGADGEAGGEGYDADLYSTDAN, encoded by the coding sequence ATGAAAAAAAGGAAAATGAATAAAGGCTTCTCTCTCGTTGAGGTTATGGCAGCGCTGATTATCATCGGCCTGCTCACAGCGATTGTTGCCCAGAACTTCCTCGCCCAGACAGACAAGGCCAGAGTTAAGCAGACAAAGGCCAATCTCAAGATGCTTCATAATGCGGTTTCGCAGTTCAAGCTTGATACAGGAAGATATCCTTCTGCCGATGAAGGGCTGAGCGTGCTTGTGGAAGAGCCGGCAGATGTCCAGGGCTGGAATCCCGGCGGATACCTCCAGACTACCGACCTCCCGACTGATGCGTGGGGTAATGATTTCTTCTATCAGGAATACCCCGAGAGCGGCAAGCCGTTTGTGATAATCAGCTTCGGAGCCGACGGCGAAGCAGGCGGAGAGGGCTACGATGCAGACCTTTATTCCACAGACGCCAACTGA
- a CDS encoding type II secretion system F family protein, producing the protein MPRYSYTAYNQSSKKQKGTVSAENSYDARKQLRNRGLHPLKVEEVRGEGSSEGFSLKPTNPSKLVGEFSKELSLLLKSGIKLTDAIAVLTEQQSHKGFKNALSDIRERVVSGESFAEAVRDYPQYFDVIYVNMARVGEYTGRFAENLASVANFMEKRQKMQARLATAMIYPAILVTFGIGLMIFFTSFVIPKMATQLQKMDQELPAVTKGVIAVSEVITNLKADLAIVTVIVLIGLLLKYILKTNRGKLFFDRLIVNMPVTGKLMRESIAARFAMTLSELLRSGLPVAESLKVVSDVTGNMVMVKAIGESRDRIMTGSSIAAPLKDSGILDRTTAHMVEVGEKSGELELMLQNVGQKLEASTDTFIERLNAIVEPVIIIFIAAGIATLALAMILPIVRFTTGQI; encoded by the coding sequence ATGCCTCGCTACAGTTATACTGCCTACAACCAAAGCAGCAAGAAACAGAAAGGAACGGTTTCTGCGGAGAACTCCTACGATGCCCGAAAGCAGCTTAGAAACCGCGGGCTTCATCCGCTAAAGGTGGAAGAAGTGAGAGGGGAAGGCAGCAGTGAGGGTTTCAGTCTCAAGCCCACAAATCCTTCAAAGCTTGTAGGTGAATTTTCCAAAGAGCTTTCTCTTCTGCTCAAATCCGGCATCAAGCTTACAGATGCGATTGCAGTGCTCACCGAGCAGCAGTCTCATAAGGGTTTTAAGAATGCCCTTTCCGATATACGAGAGAGGGTGGTAAGCGGAGAATCTTTTGCAGAGGCGGTTAGAGATTATCCCCAGTATTTCGATGTGATTTACGTGAATATGGCAAGGGTGGGCGAATATACTGGCCGATTTGCGGAGAACCTTGCTTCTGTTGCAAATTTTATGGAAAAGCGTCAGAAGATGCAGGCTCGTCTTGCAACTGCTATGATATACCCTGCAATCCTCGTTACGTTCGGAATCGGGCTTATGATCTTCTTTACAAGCTTTGTGATTCCAAAAATGGCCACTCAGCTCCAGAAGATGGATCAGGAACTGCCCGCTGTTACCAAGGGAGTTATTGCAGTGAGCGAGGTGATTACTAATCTCAAAGCCGACCTTGCGATTGTAACCGTAATTGTGCTGATTGGGCTTCTGTTAAAGTATATCTTGAAAACAAACAGGGGTAAGCTCTTTTTCGACAGGCTCATTGTTAATATGCCTGTTACTGGCAAGCTTATGCGTGAGAGCATTGCTGCACGCTTTGCCATGACGCTCTCGGAGCTGCTTCGTTCGGGGCTGCCTGTAGCTGAATCGCTCAAGGTGGTTTCCGATGTTACAGGTAATATGGTGATGGTGAAGGCTATAGGCGAATCAAGAGACAGGATTATGACAGGCTCAAGCATTGCCGCTCCGCTTAAAGACAGCGGCATCCTCGACAGAACAACTGCCCATATGGTGGAGGTCGGCGAGAAAAGCGGCGAGCTCGAACTTATGCTCCAGAATGTGGGGCAGAAGCTTGAAGCATCCACAGACACATTTATTGAAAGACTAAATGCAATAGTTGAGCCGGTGATTATTATATTTATAGCAGCCGGCATTGCTACTCTTGCCCTTGCGATGATTCTCCCGATTGTAAGGTTTACAACAGGGCAGATTTAA
- the gspE gene encoding type II secretion system ATPase GspE encodes MKELLVNKARETGIVDGELLERYLGENSGDPRRIDDLVLGCHNFTEESVLKLFAEALDMPFVEEIRPADVPAEFVDNVPAVYAQNHYVVADSGGGEGMLRVISFQPLNFEVYDNVSRMTGMEVEPAVATKTNITAAIDEAYEQKSSVAEEVAEELDSQNLDNLVNEVSSSDDLLDVVNRPPVIRLVNDIFFRALQMRASDIHIHPFENKIQIRYRIDGILYDSLSLNRNVLPLIISRIKVMAGMDIAERRLPQDGRTAVRLGQREIDLRVSTVPTAYGERCVLRILDKSKGVLQLEDLGFIGEDLKTFDQLLKKSHGVIFVTGPTGSGKSTSLYAALQMINSSEKNIMTVENPIEYQLEGISQMQVSEKKGMTFANALRHILRQDPDVIMVGEVRDEQTARMAIQSSLTGHLVFSTLHTNDSASSMSRLIDLGVEPYLVSSSIIAIMAQRLARRICPSCRVEYRPKSHELRELGLSESTDTHFYMGEGCEKCFNTGYRGRIGLYELLVVNEELRSMVSDNLPAGVLKKKAVEQGLKTLRMDGAMKVMAGDTTISEVLRVTQTDLL; translated from the coding sequence ATGAAAGAATTATTAGTAAACAAAGCCAGAGAAACAGGGATAGTTGACGGGGAGCTTCTTGAGCGTTATCTCGGAGAGAATTCCGGGGACCCGCGCCGTATAGACGACCTTGTTCTGGGCTGTCATAACTTCACAGAAGAATCGGTTCTCAAGCTCTTTGCAGAGGCTCTTGATATGCCTTTTGTAGAAGAGATACGTCCTGCTGATGTGCCGGCGGAATTCGTCGATAATGTTCCGGCGGTTTATGCCCAGAATCATTATGTTGTAGCTGATTCCGGCGGCGGGGAAGGGATGCTTCGAGTGATAAGCTTCCAGCCGCTGAATTTCGAGGTGTACGACAACGTCTCCCGTATGACGGGGATGGAAGTGGAGCCGGCAGTTGCCACAAAAACAAACATAACAGCAGCCATCGACGAGGCCTACGAGCAGAAAAGCAGCGTTGCTGAGGAGGTTGCCGAAGAGCTTGATTCCCAGAATCTGGACAATCTTGTAAACGAGGTTTCCAGCTCAGACGACCTTCTGGACGTTGTAAACCGTCCGCCGGTGATTAGGCTTGTCAATGATATATTCTTCCGAGCCCTTCAGATGCGTGCGAGCGATATACACATCCACCCGTTCGAAAACAAAATCCAGATTCGCTATCGCATAGACGGGATCCTCTACGACAGCCTAAGCCTAAACCGCAACGTACTTCCGCTTATAATCTCGCGTATCAAGGTTATGGCGGGGATGGACATCGCCGAACGACGTCTGCCCCAAGACGGGCGAACAGCCGTAAGGCTCGGCCAGCGAGAGATAGACCTTCGTGTAAGCACAGTGCCCACTGCCTACGGCGAGCGATGCGTGCTTCGTATCCTTGATAAGTCCAAGGGTGTTCTGCAGCTTGAGGACCTCGGCTTTATCGGCGAAGACCTCAAAACATTCGATCAGCTGCTCAAGAAATCTCACGGAGTGATATTTGTTACCGGCCCAACGGGAAGCGGTAAGAGCACCAGCCTCTACGCGGCCCTGCAGATGATCAATTCCTCCGAGAAAAATATTATGACAGTGGAAAATCCAATCGAATACCAGCTGGAAGGCATCAGCCAGATGCAGGTATCAGAGAAAAAGGGGATGACCTTCGCAAACGCCCTTCGCCATATCCTCAGGCAGGATCCTGATGTTATTATGGTGGGTGAGGTGCGTGATGAGCAGACAGCGAGAATGGCCATTCAGTCTTCGCTTACAGGCCATCTGGTTTTCAGCACTCTGCATACCAACGATTCGGCAAGCTCTATGAGCAGGCTTATCGATTTGGGCGTAGAGCCGTATCTGGTGAGCTCTTCGATAATCGCAATAATGGCCCAGAGGCTTGCAAGAAGAATCTGCCCGAGCTGCAGAGTGGAGTATCGCCCAAAGTCTCACGAGCTTCGCGAGCTTGGCCTGAGCGAATCCACAGACACCCATTTTTATATGGGCGAGGGCTGCGAGAAATGCTTCAACACCGGCTACCGCGGCAGGATCGGGCTTTACGAGCTTTTAGTGGTAAATGAGGAGCTGCGCAGTATGGTTTCGGACAACCTCCCTGCGGGGGTTCTCAAGAAGAAGGCTGTCGAGCAGGGGCTCAAAACGCTTCGAATGGATGGTGCGATGAAGGTAATGGCCGGCGATACGACAATATCAGAAGTTCTCAGGGTAACACAAACTGACCTGCTTTAA
- a CDS encoding secretin N-terminal domain-containing protein: protein MVKKYRSLKGKFLSIALLTAMLVVSQHLLFAQESEEISDRQKSILERLDIELQEGETFDEAMMRARQERSSQKAGARAIQNQAAGQQSPEQQAADARQTAQNNSAQQDQNAQPDQQELTPDQREAMERNREAMEKAMEFLKKARQQRQEAEEMYPEKFEQQNQPQPSRQTAESQTAPSDGKTLKQIEPGGTVQATQLPSAEQAAEGDFNVPEITDSNKQLNLSVTLPEKVEITSLIELVGKQLGLNYIYDQNKVRGEVMLKVHNGKIKVKDLYGLLESVLKFRGFIMTRRGNLVTIVTKNEASELDPAIVEGDEDVKPGDVIITRVFKLEHINTDSAKKMLMSMKLGISIVDLPETKSLIVTGYSYRMPRIQKMLSLVDVAGEKRTFEYRRLEYTLASSLVDKVEALAQNLGTVDVTVSSSSSSQRQPVRRDSKGRIIPNQKNGSSSSTVGQGKTEGVYLDVDDRTNRILMIGTEDEIEEVNSLIEAFDVPKQDLRKIQQYDIEFVGAEVVLDALEQLGIVAGQDSSQSRLAAARRNPRGSTQQKSNSPSTAVIEDAKEVLEDEPQVVLLETSNSLLVNATDEQHEKIDSIIGYIDAEPEEDAAPVKVYPLENQSVQDIEETLVEVVERIAKDKAEKAGLAGQGSSGGTSSSRGKIQKTSISSRGAGNTEVTITGDEGTNSIIVYANKKDQDWIEKLITELDKKRPQVLIDVTLVEVSQKDEFEYDLDVAASKNGLDDTSGAISAPIDAGNVALGNFLEGRWDTENDKFKGFYSDSDIQSLLTVMQKKNYGRIMAKPKLLVNDNQEGTIETTTTTYKPQTQTDYVGDENPTAVESQTWESYNAGVNLTITPHISEGDLLRLEINVNRTDFDYSTSSSSSERPYDEIKSDVKTVVTVPDSSTIILGGLISINQGKGGSKVPILGDLPLVGALFKTVSNSDDQSKLYVFVKANILRPTTGTETGLDDLLEQSELQRESFEEAEQNFHKYQDFPGLESEQMAPEKVLEME from the coding sequence ATGGTAAAAAAATACAGGTCATTGAAAGGCAAATTCTTGTCTATAGCTTTGCTTACAGCAATGCTGGTGGTTTCTCAGCATCTGCTCTTTGCTCAGGAAAGCGAAGAGATTTCCGACAGGCAGAAAAGCATTCTTGAGAGGCTCGATATAGAGCTTCAGGAAGGAGAAACCTTTGATGAAGCGATGATGCGGGCAAGGCAGGAGCGGTCTTCCCAGAAGGCCGGCGCAAGGGCGATACAGAATCAGGCCGCTGGGCAGCAAAGCCCGGAACAGCAGGCTGCAGATGCCCGGCAGACAGCTCAAAACAATTCTGCCCAGCAAGACCAAAACGCCCAGCCCGACCAGCAGGAGCTTACTCCCGACCAGCGGGAAGCGATGGAGAGAAACAGAGAGGCCATGGAAAAGGCCATGGAATTTCTGAAAAAGGCCAGGCAGCAGCGTCAAGAAGCTGAAGAGATGTATCCGGAAAAATTTGAACAGCAAAATCAGCCCCAGCCTTCACGCCAAACTGCAGAATCTCAAACTGCCCCTTCAGACGGTAAGACATTAAAGCAGATTGAGCCGGGGGGTACCGTTCAGGCCACCCAGCTTCCCTCTGCTGAACAGGCAGCTGAGGGTGATTTCAATGTCCCTGAAATAACGGATTCAAATAAGCAGCTTAATCTCAGCGTTACCTTGCCGGAAAAGGTGGAGATTACATCTCTTATCGAGCTTGTAGGCAAGCAGCTCGGCCTGAACTACATCTACGACCAAAACAAGGTGCGCGGCGAGGTAATGCTCAAAGTTCACAACGGCAAGATTAAGGTTAAAGACCTTTACGGCCTGCTTGAATCCGTTTTGAAGTTCCGCGGCTTCATTATGACACGCCGAGGGAATCTTGTAACAATAGTTACCAAGAATGAGGCCTCAGAGCTCGACCCTGCAATAGTGGAGGGTGATGAGGACGTAAAGCCCGGCGATGTTATTATAACGCGGGTATTCAAGCTTGAACACATAAACACAGATTCTGCCAAGAAGATGCTGATGAGTATGAAGCTGGGCATCAGTATTGTGGATTTACCCGAAACGAAGAGCCTGATCGTTACAGGATATTCGTACAGAATGCCTCGTATCCAGAAGATGCTGTCTCTGGTGGATGTTGCTGGCGAGAAAAGGACATTTGAATACAGAAGGCTCGAATACACCCTCGCATCTTCGCTTGTAGATAAGGTTGAGGCTCTTGCCCAGAATCTCGGGACGGTGGATGTTACGGTTTCCTCATCCTCTTCCTCGCAGCGGCAGCCTGTAAGGCGGGACTCAAAGGGCAGGATAATCCCGAACCAAAAAAATGGCAGCTCGTCCTCAACAGTAGGCCAGGGGAAAACTGAAGGCGTTTATCTGGATGTAGATGACAGAACAAACCGCATACTTATGATCGGTACCGAGGATGAGATTGAGGAAGTAAACAGCCTAATTGAGGCCTTCGATGTTCCAAAGCAGGATCTTCGCAAGATACAGCAGTATGATATTGAATTTGTCGGGGCGGAGGTAGTGCTGGATGCCCTCGAGCAGCTCGGAATCGTTGCAGGCCAAGACTCTTCCCAGAGCAGACTTGCAGCAGCAAGAAGAAACCCGCGGGGAAGCACTCAGCAGAAATCAAACAGCCCTTCAACCGCTGTGATTGAAGACGCCAAGGAGGTGCTGGAGGACGAACCGCAGGTGGTTCTGCTCGAAACGAGCAATTCGCTTCTGGTTAATGCTACAGATGAACAGCACGAAAAGATCGATTCGATAATCGGCTATATTGATGCGGAGCCGGAGGAAGATGCGGCGCCCGTGAAGGTGTATCCGCTTGAGAATCAGTCTGTGCAGGATATCGAGGAAACACTCGTGGAAGTGGTGGAGAGGATCGCAAAGGATAAGGCCGAAAAGGCAGGCCTTGCAGGACAGGGCTCCTCCGGCGGAACATCTTCTTCAAGGGGCAAAATCCAGAAAACTTCTATCAGCTCCAGAGGAGCAGGGAATACCGAAGTTACCATAACAGGCGACGAAGGCACAAACTCTATTATCGTTTATGCAAACAAGAAGGATCAGGACTGGATCGAAAAGCTTATTACAGAGCTCGACAAAAAACGCCCTCAGGTGCTCATCGATGTTACGCTTGTGGAAGTAAGCCAGAAGGATGAATTTGAATACGACCTTGATGTTGCGGCCAGCAAAAACGGGCTCGATGATACAAGCGGTGCTATCTCTGCACCTATAGACGCGGGTAATGTTGCTTTGGGCAACTTTCTTGAAGGAAGATGGGATACTGAAAACGATAAATTCAAAGGTTTTTATTCAGATTCTGATATCCAATCACTTCTTACCGTTATGCAGAAGAAGAATTACGGGCGGATTATGGCCAAGCCAAAACTGCTTGTAAACGACAATCAGGAAGGTACCATCGAAACCACCACAACCACATACAAGCCTCAAACACAAACGGATTATGTGGGAGATGAAAACCCCACTGCTGTGGAATCCCAAACTTGGGAATCGTATAATGCTGGTGTTAACCTCACAATTACACCTCATATAAGTGAGGGTGATCTTCTAAGACTTGAGATTAACGTAAATCGTACTGATTTTGATTATTCTACTTCAAGCTCTAGCAGCGAGCGGCCTTATGATGAAATTAAAAGCGACGTTAAGACAGTAGTTACAGTTCCCGACAGCAGCACAATTATTCTTGGCGGTCTGATTTCGATAAATCAGGGCAAGGGCGGAAGCAAGGTTCCGATATTGGGTGATCTCCCGTTAGTAGGAGCGCTCTTTAAAACTGTGAGCAACAGCGATGACCAATCCAAACTCTATGTTTTTGTTAAAGCTAATATCCTGAGACCTACAACCGGTACGGAAACAGGCCTGGATGATCTCTTAGAGCAGTCTGAGCTTCAGCGTGAATCGTTTGAAGAAGCTGAGCAGAATTTCCATAAATATCAGGATTTCCCGGGTTTGGAAAGCGAGCAAATGGCTCCTGAGAAGGTTCTCGAAATGGAATAG